From the genome of Setaria viridis chromosome 1, Setaria_viridis_v4.0, whole genome shotgun sequence:
TTCGTCGACGAGGTTCTCGACAGAATCGCCGACATCAGCGCCGAGGCCTTCGAGTACTGCCTCCAGTTACGCTCTCTCCGGATCCTTCTCTCGCGGATCCCCGCCTCGATTTCCCTTTTCGTTTCGGTACTCTCTCTACCCGCTTGGCCGCCGACCGGCAGGCAGCTTTTTAACATGCCATTTTCCTGTCGCTTTTCTTCTCCAGTGAAGCGGCCGCACCAGGGGTCCTCGGCGCCGCCACAGCGGCCCAGAAAGCCGCGGAGATCCAGCGGGTAAGTGACTGGCTCCCGCAACATGATTCGATACAGCCCAAATCGCGGATTAGATTTGGGGATGGATGGATAGTTAACTGCCTGTCCTCAGCTGATTCATGTTCCTGTCTTGTGAATTCCACTGCGCCAGAATTCATATCACAACTTTACCTCAAAAAAAGAATTCATATCACAACCACATGTCCTCAGATAGCGTTCCTTTCCCACTAAGCCACTTTTGTTTGACTTGATTGTTCTTATGTAGTGGAGATCACTAGCTGACCTGTTGCAAGCTACGGTGTTTCAGTATCTGCTTGTTTACAGTGCTGTATGGCAAAGAAAGACAGGACCAGGAAAGCATGGCTTCATTAAGTATATTATGAACTTTATATGGTGCACTAGCCTTCCAATTGCAGGATTGCACTTAGCTGCTTTGACGCTTCAAATGTTTTAGGCAGTTAACTTTTGTACTTCATGTTCCACAACATGCATTAATTTCTTTAACATATAATTTGTTTTACTTAGGCTGCCATTCATTATCATCTCTTCTCTTGTAAAAGGCTTTTGATAGCATTCTTAATCACGTAAACTCTTATTGCATTATTTTATGAACCAGCAGGACCATATTGATAAGTAGaagtgtgtttttttttgtctgtaGGGATTAAATGGCATTCGCCATGTTGTAAAGAATGCACTGGATAAGAGAATGACCAACTGGGAGAAATACTGCTTCGAACATTGCTTCAATATACCTGAAGGTTTTATGGTGCCTGAAGATGTACGTACCTTATATTCCAAAGTAACAGATTTGTCTCAAACATGTTAAATTTAGCATTGATCTTCTGTAGCAACATTTCAATTGTGTTCATCATTCCTCATTCATTATAGATGAAGGGGAACAGAAAAACCCTGTTTATGAAGGTTCATAGTTTAGAAATCTGTTATGAGTTTATTGGTGTAAACACTCAACTACAGAAGCCCACATACTCTTGTGCAGTCATAAAAGCCAAGAGGTCGTGCATTCAATATTGACATTTTACTAAACTGCTGAAATACTTGAGTTTTTGTTAACATAGTTTCTCTCATAGACTTGTGAATTTGATGTTGTTGAAACCAGTGTTTCTGGTGAATGCAACAATTGTAATACCATTGTTTCCATTGATCTGAAAATTATCTATATATGTGGAATATCGGTTTAGCTTAACTTTGTGCTAGATTGCAGTAACTACAAAATAAGCCTTTGATTCCAACTGTGCTTTCTTTCACATTCACTTCACTTCCTCACCTCACAAGATATGGTAATGCGGATGAGTATATAtgatcttcttttctttcatcagGATAATTCCTGTGCAAAAGATTCACACAAAGATGGGACTAATTCATATTTGGATGTCGAACTTGACTCCATAAGGAGAAAGCTCGAAAGTGTAAGCACCTTAGTTCTGATTTAGCTTATGATATATTTATTCCTGTAATGTTTGCTAGTGTTtctcacctttttttttctgtcaggCTAACAAGGAATCTGAAAATCTTCAAAGAGAGATGTCTTCATTAGAAAATCAAACTACGTACAAAAGAAAACTTGATTCTGCTATTGCTGAGATACAAAAGTTGTTTGATGACAAATTTGTGCAGGAAAATTTTGAAGGTATGACATTATATTCAGTAGTTTAACCCAAAAAAGGAAGCAGAGAATGGTACAATATTTGATCAATTCTTATTACAGTTATCAGTTCTGTCCAGTATTTCCAGAGATAGTTGAACTTTTCTGTTGTTCACCAAAGTTAGCATGTGAAatattagtttttctttttgataaAATTGGAAAACTATTATGTACACAGTAAGGTGTTACGGGATCCATTGTCTTGTCTACCTGATCAGAGCTCCAAACTGCTCAATTGTTTATTGGACATTACTTATTGAGGAGGATGTTATCCTTATACCTTAGAGAAGTGGTGCTGTCTTCTGCGtgtcatttatttatttatttgagaACAGGCCTTCATGCTAATGATTTCCCTTCACCAACTTGTTTGACAATTTGATACCACATGCAATTCTTTCGCAATGCTGGTGCCTAGCAGCTTGGTGTCATTTTTTTCGGAGGGACCAAGACATGTTAGGGAACCAGTATTCTTTTCCTCCACATAGTTGTTTCACATTGAAAGACAATAGAGCACTGAGACATGGTGACTACTGTTCCTTTATACTGAAGAAAGACCATTGCACGAAGTTTTTCACTCCATGCGTTACCTTTAGCAAGAAAActggtaaaaaaaaacttgtgaaCCTAAATTGTGGATTCTGTCACTTCTGTCATTTGAATGTTTCCTAGTCTTTTATTTCATGTAACACCTCGATATTGTTGCGGTATTGTTGTAGAATGTGTGACATCAATTACAAAGTTTACATGGACCTTTAATCTGGATAGAACATATCTACCCTTTTATCAATTCAATCTCCAGTCAATCTAGTTAGCCCTGGTTCAGAAAGTATGAATAGTCAACTGTGCTGAACCTGCAGATCTTGCAAAGGCGATACCAGTATTGCAGCAGAAAATAATAggtatgaaaaagaaaagaaccgAGACTGGGAACTTGATAGATCAACAGGTTTGGAACACGAATGGTCTGAGAGACAGTAAGCGTCAAGCATTGGGTAACGGTACTGTCACCACTTCCCACATTGCCTCTTCAGTTCTTCCGTGCATAGAACTATACTGTGTGTTTATATGCCATTGACCAAGAACTTGCCCCTCTCAGGTTTTACTGCATGCACCGAAGACATTCAAGGGATTGTCAATATCTTACAGAACAAGTAGCTTAAGGTGTTGTGCAGCCTATGCCATATCAGGATGTCAACTATTGGTTGCATTTGCATTACAGTATCAGCTACTCTTTAACTTGTCTAGCCATCTTCTTGCTAGCTGCCTGTTTGTGACACTGAACTGCGTTATGGTGATGGGAGACTTCCTGTATAAGCTAGGGCTGCTATGTTGTGTAGATATGGTGTATTGGGTATTTTAGGTAATGCATCAGTGAGACTTCTTGGATCATTGTGTTTTTTTGAAGTAATTCTTGGATCATTGTGTTGATCATGAAAGTTTCTCTTTTTTTGGGCTTAATTTGTGTCACCTCTGCAAGTTTGCCTTGTTAAGTTGCTATCCTACGTTGTGATCAGAGGTATAGATTGTTGCGACGGTACATTAATGTGTCCTGGTGGAAGCAGCTAGCTGTGATGTCGGTGCATTCTGAGTTGTAGGTTACATATAGTAGGAACAATTTGTCTGATTAATACTGCTGTTAGTGCATATGAATTCTGAGTTGTGACAGTTACAATAAGTCTCAGTTCTTATCGCCTGAATATAATGCTCCACAAATTATCTGCTCAGATATATGAAACAACTCGTTAGGTTAGGGGGCTTGGATCCGCGTTCGGCAAGGAAGGATTCATTTCCTACATTTTTAGATGGAATAACAATATTGCAGCCTCTATCCGTGGATGGGCACAGCTGCTCTCATCACCAGTCCAGATTGAGGAACTTGCCCTTGGATCTGCGGTTAGTGCATCCTCCAACCAGAGATCCCAAATTCCTGGCCACCCCATCTACATGAGGCCCTAAAACTCTTTACttcaactactccctccgtcccac
Proteins encoded in this window:
- the LOC117847738 gene encoding protein MIS12 homolog isoform X1 codes for the protein MEEGDESAPRAGAEAEAALGLSPQLFVDEVLDRIADISAEAFEYCLHEAAAPGVLGAATAAQKAAEIQRGLNGIRHVVKNALDKRMTNWEKYCFEHCFNIPEGFMVPEDDNSCAKDSHKDGTNSYLDVELDSIRRKLESANKESENLQREMSSLENQTTYKRKLDSAIAEIQKLFDDKFVQENFEDLAKAIPVLQQKIIGMKKKRTETGNLIDQQVWNTNGLRDSKRQALGNGFTACTEDIQGIVNILQNK
- the LOC117847738 gene encoding protein MIS12 homolog isoform X2 — protein: MEEGDESAPRAGAEAEAALGLSPQLFVDEVLDRIADISAEAFDEAAAPGVLGAATAAQKAAEIQRGLNGIRHVVKNALDKRMTNWEKYCFEHCFNIPEGFMVPEDDNSCAKDSHKDGTNSYLDVELDSIRRKLESANKESENLQREMSSLENQTTYKRKLDSAIAEIQKLFDDKFVQENFEDLAKAIPVLQQKIIGMKKKRTETGNLIDQQVWNTNGLRDSKRQALGNGFTACTEDIQGIVNILQNK